A window of Christiangramia forsetii KT0803 contains these coding sequences:
- a CDS encoding Fur family transcriptional regulator produces the protein MTKTEKILTNHGIRPTQMRSKIYKYLKRKTYAVSLNEMQKVFINKNIKTANKTTFYRTIKLFEKKSMVHQIDDGTAFAKYALSDENTNVKHSTDLHMHFHCTDCKKTICLPNKISEESLPDHYEVNDVNLVLKGICKNCSKK, from the coding sequence ATGACAAAAACGGAAAAAATATTAACAAATCACGGTATTCGACCTACTCAAATGCGGTCGAAGATATACAAATACCTCAAAAGGAAAACTTATGCAGTAAGTTTAAATGAAATGCAAAAAGTCTTTATCAATAAAAATATCAAAACGGCCAATAAGACCACTTTCTACAGGACGATAAAGCTCTTTGAGAAAAAAAGCATGGTGCACCAAATTGACGATGGAACTGCTTTTGCAAAATATGCGCTTTCTGATGAAAACACCAATGTTAAACACAGTACAGATTTACATATGCACTTTCATTGTACCGATTGTAAGAAAACAATCTGTTTACCAAATAAAATATCGGAAGAGAGTTTGCCAGACCATTATGAGGTGAACGATGTGAACCTGGTATTAAAAGGGATATGTAAAAATTGTAGTAAAAAATAA
- a CDS encoding heavy metal translocating P-type ATPase — translation MKKLQLKIPVLLPQVPNEKDTCVQRLIEELEAKEGLEKVHIKDDQEDTVPQLCFHYDPDIISIDRIQSLAERTGAEITEKYGHLLIEVEGIRHTRHARTIEKSLLNIKGVLEASANAGGMIRLEYDKRETSFDEISAKLEKENIKVNKSSSAENKGFEPAEKNPQNLNKKKAKGKEEQKHKDNEVQNHMEGESHGAGEEHSHAHGGVFGKNTELIFAIICGALLGIGFGLSYVDSIPDWVSLSLYIGAYFFGGYFTAKEAIQTVAKGGFEIDFLMLVAAIGAAALGAWAEGALLLFLFSLGHALEHYAMEKARKSIAALADLAPKTALLKKDGKTKEVGIEKLNKGDIIVVKPNSKISADGVVVDGKSSVNQAPITGESVPVDKIPVEDTSKDYSADDDIKDENRVFSGTINGNNTLEIKVIKEAKDSTLSRLVKLVNEAQTQKSPTQLLTDKFERYFVPSVLVLVVLLLFAFLVIDEPFSASFYRAMAVLVAASPCALAISTPSAVLSGVARAARGGVLIKGGRPLEDLGVITALAFDKTGTLTEGKPKLTQVVPLGDISENELLKIAVAVESLSDHPLAKAVVRDGKERMEGEEIPDATDLEAVLGKGIKASLGNDKIYVGNLDLYEGLDESTPSEEIITKVRDLEGGGNTTMLIRKNQEYIGVIALMDTPREAAKETLKKLKEIGIKRMIMLTGDNQKVADAVAKEIGLTDAWGSLLPEEKVDAIKELKEKESKVAMVGDGVNDAPAMANSTVGIAMGAAGSDVALETADVALMADKLETLPFAIGLSRKAKAIIKQNLWVSLGVVALLIPATILSWANIGIAVAFHEGSTLVVVANALRLLAYKKD, via the coding sequence ATGAAAAAATTACAACTTAAAATTCCGGTACTGCTACCTCAGGTGCCAAATGAAAAAGATACCTGTGTACAAAGACTTATTGAGGAATTAGAAGCCAAAGAAGGTCTTGAAAAAGTGCATATAAAAGATGATCAGGAAGATACGGTTCCACAATTGTGCTTTCATTATGATCCGGACATTATCTCTATTGACCGAATTCAATCATTGGCAGAAAGAACCGGGGCTGAAATTACCGAGAAATATGGACATTTGCTTATAGAGGTTGAGGGGATTAGACATACCCGGCATGCAAGGACTATAGAAAAGAGTCTGCTGAATATCAAAGGCGTTTTGGAAGCTTCCGCCAATGCGGGAGGAATGATCCGTTTAGAATATGATAAGCGTGAGACCAGTTTTGATGAAATAAGTGCAAAGTTAGAAAAAGAAAACATAAAAGTTAATAAAAGCTCCTCTGCTGAGAATAAAGGCTTTGAACCTGCGGAAAAGAATCCTCAAAATTTAAATAAAAAAAAGGCAAAGGGCAAAGAAGAACAAAAGCATAAAGATAACGAAGTCCAGAATCATATGGAAGGTGAAAGCCACGGGGCCGGGGAAGAACATTCCCACGCCCACGGTGGTGTTTTTGGAAAAAACACCGAACTTATTTTTGCCATCATTTGCGGTGCCCTTCTCGGAATAGGTTTCGGATTGTCCTACGTGGACTCGATACCGGATTGGGTCAGCTTGTCCCTCTACATAGGCGCCTACTTTTTTGGAGGTTATTTTACCGCGAAAGAGGCCATACAGACAGTGGCCAAAGGTGGTTTTGAAATCGACTTTTTAATGTTGGTCGCCGCCATCGGTGCCGCTGCTTTGGGCGCTTGGGCGGAAGGTGCCTTGTTACTGTTCCTGTTCAGCCTCGGGCACGCTCTTGAACATTATGCGATGGAGAAAGCCCGAAAATCTATTGCGGCACTGGCAGATTTAGCACCGAAAACGGCCTTGCTAAAAAAAGATGGAAAGACCAAAGAAGTTGGTATTGAAAAGTTGAATAAAGGCGATATTATTGTAGTTAAGCCAAACAGTAAAATATCTGCCGATGGCGTTGTGGTCGATGGTAAAAGTAGTGTCAACCAAGCCCCCATCACAGGGGAAAGCGTACCGGTGGATAAAATTCCTGTGGAAGATACGAGTAAGGATTATTCGGCAGACGATGATATAAAGGACGAAAACCGCGTTTTTTCCGGGACTATCAATGGCAACAATACGCTTGAAATAAAGGTAATCAAAGAGGCAAAGGACTCTACACTGTCCCGATTGGTAAAATTGGTGAACGAGGCCCAGACCCAAAAATCGCCCACCCAGTTGCTTACCGATAAATTTGAAAGATATTTTGTGCCTTCCGTACTGGTATTGGTAGTGTTGTTGCTCTTTGCTTTTCTGGTCATCGATGAACCGTTTAGTGCCAGCTTTTATAGGGCTATGGCCGTATTGGTAGCTGCCAGTCCCTGTGCCCTTGCGATTTCGACCCCGAGTGCGGTATTGAGCGGTGTTGCACGAGCGGCCCGTGGCGGGGTACTTATCAAAGGGGGTCGTCCTTTGGAAGACTTGGGGGTTATTACCGCGCTCGCCTTTGACAAGACGGGTACCCTGACCGAAGGAAAGCCAAAACTTACGCAAGTAGTACCACTTGGGGATATTTCAGAAAATGAACTTCTCAAAATTGCAGTAGCTGTGGAAAGTTTGAGTGATCATCCCCTGGCAAAAGCTGTAGTTCGCGATGGAAAGGAGCGGATGGAAGGCGAGGAAATACCTGATGCAACCGATTTGGAAGCCGTGCTTGGCAAAGGTATAAAAGCGTCATTGGGCAATGACAAAATCTATGTCGGTAACCTCGACCTGTACGAAGGGCTTGATGAGAGCACCCCTTCCGAAGAGATAATAACGAAAGTCCGTGACCTCGAAGGTGGGGGAAATACTACGATGCTTATTCGGAAAAACCAAGAATATATAGGTGTTATTGCCCTAATGGATACCCCTCGCGAAGCTGCCAAGGAAACCCTCAAAAAATTAAAGGAAATCGGTATCAAACGAATGATTATGCTTACTGGTGACAACCAAAAGGTTGCCGATGCCGTGGCGAAAGAAATAGGATTGACCGATGCTTGGGGGAGCTTGTTACCAGAGGAAAAAGTGGATGCCATAAAAGAGCTAAAGGAAAAGGAATCCAAGGTGGCAATGGTAGGCGACGGGGTAAACGATGCACCCGCAATGGCGAACAGTACCGTGGGCATAGCAATGGGAGCGGCTGGAAGCGATGTGGCCTTGGAAACGGCGGATGTTGCCCTAATGGCCGACAAGTTGGAAACCCTGCCTTTTGCTATTGGCTTGAGTAGAAAAGCAAAAGCTATTATCAAGCAGAACCTTTGGGTAAGCCTTGGGGTTGTGGCACTGCTGATACCGGCCACCATTTTGAGCTGGGCAAACATAGGGATAGCCGTGGCATTTCACGAGGGGTCTACCTTGGTGGTCGTGGCCAATGCGCTACGCCTTTTGGCTTATAAAAAAGATTAG
- a CDS encoding lipoprotein signal peptidase produces MNKRNVALLILLLLAIDQAIKIYVKTHFYYGEEYYVFGLDWFRLHFLENSGMAWGFKFGEGYVAKFILILFRLAAIIWGTFYIKKMIREGYAKVFIICAAFIYAGALGNLIDGAFYGLFFEKSDPALRNIAEIFPSGGGYAGFLNGNVVDMWYFPIIDTRLPEWLPLWGGNEFTFFDPVFNTADVWISTGVILLLIFQSQQKKDQKISDKKKLKYTESNRTIIKID; encoded by the coding sequence ATGAATAAAAGAAATGTAGCATTATTGATTTTACTGTTGTTGGCAATAGACCAAGCCATAAAGATTTATGTGAAGACCCATTTTTATTATGGCGAGGAGTACTACGTGTTTGGCTTGGATTGGTTTCGCTTGCATTTTTTGGAAAATTCCGGAATGGCCTGGGGCTTTAAATTTGGGGAGGGATATGTGGCCAAATTTATTTTAATACTATTTCGCTTAGCAGCCATTATTTGGGGGACCTTTTATATCAAAAAGATGATACGTGAAGGATATGCAAAAGTCTTTATAATCTGTGCCGCATTTATATACGCAGGTGCATTGGGCAATTTGATTGACGGTGCATTTTACGGACTGTTTTTTGAAAAAAGTGATCCCGCACTTCGCAACATTGCAGAAATATTCCCCTCAGGCGGTGGTTATGCGGGATTTTTAAATGGCAATGTGGTGGATATGTGGTACTTCCCTATTATTGATACAAGGCTTCCGGAATGGTTGCCATTATGGGGAGGCAATGAATTTACTTTTTTCGACCCTGTATTCAATACCGCAGATGTTTGGATTAGCACGGGAGTGATTTTACTCCTGATCTTTCAAAGCCAACAAAAAAAAGACCAGAAAATATCGGATAAGAAAAAGTTGAAATATACTGAAAGTAACAGGACAATTATAAAAATCGATTAG
- a CDS encoding MgtC/SapB family protein, with amino-acid sequence MDFQTEITLIPRLFVALLLGVLIGLDREIDGNAAGIRTYAAVCLGAALITIINTHIEVTDQTRIVANIVSGIGFLGAGIIFRDSAKNLISGLTTAATIWATAAVGISIGFGMYLIGSVTSAFLILLLVSHHFPFLKKHKTNNT; translated from the coding sequence ATGGATTTTCAAACTGAAATAACACTGATACCGAGATTATTTGTCGCTCTTTTACTAGGTGTCCTGATAGGACTCGATAGGGAAATTGACGGAAATGCGGCAGGAATTAGAACGTATGCAGCCGTTTGCCTTGGGGCCGCATTAATTACAATAATCAATACTCATATTGAAGTAACTGACCAAACCCGCATTGTCGCCAATATTGTTTCCGGTATTGGGTTCCTTGGTGCAGGAATTATTTTTAGGGATAGCGCGAAAAATTTAATTTCCGGTTTGACTACCGCAGCTACAATTTGGGCCACTGCCGCGGTTGGTATATCAATTGGGTTTGGTATGTACCTCATTGGAAGTGTTACATCCGCTTTTCTTATTCTATTATTGGTTTCACATCATTTCCCTTTTTTGAAAAAACATAAAACAAACAATACCTAA
- a CDS encoding STAS/SEC14 domain-containing protein, whose amino-acid sequence MLQIIEISGDNIIATRASGDLTEMDIEKVHPLIHAILDKGLNVRWYFEMENFTGWDFPGLWEDLKMDTAHAKDYEKIAMVGNKKWQDWITKFMKPFTNAEVKYFDLEEKEIAKKWIKQ is encoded by the coding sequence ATGTTACAAATTATTGAGATTTCAGGAGATAATATTATTGCAACCAGAGCATCGGGAGATTTAACCGAGATGGATATTGAGAAGGTACATCCCCTTATTCATGCTATTTTGGACAAAGGATTAAACGTACGCTGGTATTTTGAAATGGAGAATTTTACCGGCTGGGATTTTCCAGGCCTGTGGGAAGATCTAAAAATGGATACTGCCCATGCAAAAGATTATGAGAAAATCGCGATGGTGGGCAACAAAAAATGGCAGGACTGGATTACAAAATTCATGAAACCTTTTACCAATGCTGAAGTAAAATATTTTGACTTAGAGGAAAAGGAAATTGCCAAAAAGTGGATTAAACAATAA
- a CDS encoding APC family permease produces MAELKKSLGTLRLTFYGVGTIVGAGIYTVIGAAAGQAGTDLWLSFIFAAIAASVSAMSYAELSSTYPNAGAEFIFVRKAFPKIDIPSFLTGWTIAFHSSATIAAVLLAFSGYFNTFFNIPSLLVSYAVLLILALISITGIKKSSTANIIMVSIQLLGLFILIAVGLLETGPPKSEFFKVESFSGTLAATATLFFVYTGFEHMAALGSEVKNPGKTIPRAFLLTMVFTTIIYLLISFTVLNISDPAEIAKVDSPLSLAASNLNSWLPVALAVAALFATANAAFSGIISISRLLFGMASVGELPKFMTKTNAQKVPWVTTLVVMAAVAAFLLLGDIKIVAGMSSLGALLVFVAVNIALIVLRYKAPDKERPFKVPLSIGKVPILPILAIIISLSLVVQFNWQVYVAFVGAIIVGIVLDYFLDKKSKNEIDPEKEKELFNH; encoded by the coding sequence ATGGCAGAATTAAAAAAATCTCTGGGTACTCTTCGCCTTACTTTTTATGGTGTAGGTACCATTGTTGGTGCTGGAATATATACTGTAATTGGTGCAGCCGCTGGACAGGCGGGAACAGACCTTTGGTTGAGTTTTATTTTTGCCGCCATTGCGGCCAGTGTCTCGGCAATGTCGTATGCAGAGCTGTCCTCTACCTATCCTAATGCCGGTGCAGAATTCATTTTTGTACGGAAAGCTTTTCCAAAAATCGACATTCCATCTTTTCTAACAGGTTGGACGATTGCATTTCACAGTTCGGCCACCATCGCCGCGGTGCTACTTGCTTTTTCAGGGTATTTCAATACGTTTTTTAACATCCCTTCCTTACTGGTTAGCTATGCTGTGCTACTGATTCTTGCATTGATAAGCATTACGGGCATCAAAAAATCATCTACCGCCAATATCATTATGGTCAGTATTCAGCTATTGGGATTGTTTATTCTTATTGCGGTCGGACTTTTGGAAACAGGACCACCAAAATCAGAATTTTTTAAAGTGGAGTCCTTTTCCGGCACCCTGGCAGCGACTGCTACCTTATTTTTTGTTTATACCGGCTTTGAGCATATGGCAGCATTGGGTTCCGAGGTAAAAAATCCGGGCAAGACTATTCCGAGGGCATTTTTATTGACAATGGTGTTTACCACAATTATATACCTACTAATATCTTTTACGGTACTCAATATAAGTGACCCCGCAGAAATAGCAAAGGTAGATTCCCCATTGTCGCTGGCCGCTTCAAATTTAAATTCCTGGTTGCCCGTAGCCCTGGCAGTTGCGGCACTTTTTGCTACGGCTAATGCGGCTTTTAGTGGCATTATTTCCATTAGCAGGTTGCTTTTCGGTATGGCAAGCGTGGGCGAGCTTCCAAAATTTATGACCAAGACCAATGCGCAGAAAGTACCCTGGGTAACTACACTGGTGGTTATGGCTGCGGTAGCGGCATTTTTATTATTGGGAGATATTAAAATTGTCGCAGGAATGTCCTCTTTAGGGGCGTTACTCGTTTTTGTAGCTGTGAATATTGCACTCATCGTTTTGCGTTATAAAGCACCTGACAAAGAAAGACCTTTTAAAGTTCCCCTTTCCATAGGGAAAGTACCTATCCTACCCATTTTGGCCATAATTATTAGCCTGTCTCTGGTAGTTCAGTTTAACTGGCAGGTGTATGTTGCTTTTGTGGGAGCAATTATAGTGGGCATCGTACTGGATTATTTTTTGGACAAAAAGTCAAAGAATGAGATAGATCCCGAAAAAGAAAAAGAACTGTTCAACCATTAA
- a CDS encoding sodium:calcium antiporter, which yields MNVWLWVVVLGLAAWAAHWGADQLLTPLKMLRKQWGLTASAGAAFLAIVTASPEVAINITSAARGVSDIGLGNLLGSNIISIPLMVTIAYFASRKQFKNNKEHQKHLDTNLLALNKRSVSVLSIPYLAIIALVAILTLPKAWRGLQPIDGWIMLAAYAAFLMRAIIKGRKKGESVEWDKKKVWLSVAGAMAIAVGAFFIVKATENIVSVLNISEIVGGLFITGIMTTAPEIFKTWSVVKGGEVTAGTTSVIADNAVTMTIAFFPLALVTTPIEDFQLFWVNLAFVGLMPLLYSVFVHQSKELHGFSRWQIFVFDAAYIVYLLTMVFFVLKLF from the coding sequence ATGAACGTTTGGCTCTGGGTAGTAGTATTGGGATTGGCAGCTTGGGCCGCACATTGGGGTGCTGATCAACTCCTAACACCTTTGAAAATGCTGCGTAAGCAATGGGGGCTTACAGCTTCTGCAGGAGCAGCTTTCCTAGCTATTGTAACAGCGAGCCCGGAAGTGGCGATAAATATTACAAGTGCTGCCCGGGGAGTATCTGATATCGGATTAGGAAATTTGCTTGGTTCCAATATAATTTCCATCCCACTCATGGTAACCATCGCCTATTTCGCTTCCAGAAAACAATTTAAAAACAATAAGGAACATCAAAAACATTTAGATACCAACCTGCTGGCCCTGAACAAACGTTCTGTCTCGGTATTGTCCATCCCCTATCTGGCAATCATTGCTTTGGTAGCTATACTAACCCTTCCAAAAGCCTGGCGTGGGTTACAACCCATTGATGGGTGGATTATGCTGGCGGCCTATGCGGCTTTTTTAATGCGTGCCATTATAAAAGGCAGGAAAAAAGGGGAAAGTGTGGAGTGGGATAAGAAGAAAGTGTGGTTATCAGTAGCCGGAGCTATGGCAATAGCCGTGGGTGCTTTTTTTATTGTTAAGGCTACGGAAAATATTGTTTCGGTGTTGAACATTTCCGAAATTGTTGGAGGGCTGTTTATTACCGGAATAATGACGACTGCCCCAGAAATATTTAAAACATGGAGTGTGGTAAAAGGAGGTGAAGTGACCGCGGGCACCACGAGCGTAATTGCCGATAATGCTGTTACCATGACGATAGCATTTTTTCCTTTGGCATTGGTAACAACACCTATCGAAGATTTCCAGTTGTTTTGGGTCAACCTGGCTTTTGTAGGACTGATGCCGCTTTTATATTCGGTATTTGTTCATCAAAGCAAGGAGCTTCACGGGTTCAGCAGATGGCAGATATTCGTTTTCGATGCAGCGTATATTGTATATCTCTTAACTATGGTGTTTTTTGTTCTAAAACTATTTTAA
- the nhaA gene encoding Na+/H+ antiporter NhaA, which yields MGQSVRNQSTIGYIRETATKFLDRETAGGIFLIIATIVALLLANSQWAGAYHHFLGDELLFEFSEHLSFGLTIEEWINDGLMAIFFLVAGLELKREVMVGELSSIKKASAPLLAALGGMAVPALIFISLNLGTENIKGWGIPMATDIAYSLGIIGLLGKNVPRQLKTFLIALAIADDIGAILVIALFYSNELSWIYLGSGMGAFGLLLLMNWTGVKNLIWYIIIGIILWYCFLNSGIHPTIAGVLFAITIPIVPKLDSKILKERTATNVTNLEKTELEKLNPLQDKKQQIILKAIKTDTENSRPPLLKLENSLVDFNAFFIIPIFAVANAGVKLDVNLIEVVSGSLGLGILLGLAIGKVTGIGIFTLIGQKLGVSELHITLNWKHIIGIGMIAGIGFTMSLFITNLAFNDQELIKISKISILIASLLAAIGGAVILLLTSNKGRKNIVK from the coding sequence ATGGGGCAATCAGTTCGAAATCAATCCACTATTGGGTATATCAGGGAAACGGCAACAAAGTTCCTCGACAGGGAAACAGCTGGGGGGATTTTTTTAATAATTGCTACTATAGTTGCCCTTCTTTTAGCTAATTCACAGTGGGCAGGTGCCTATCATCATTTTCTTGGCGATGAATTGCTTTTTGAATTTTCCGAGCATCTTAGTTTTGGGCTAACAATTGAAGAATGGATCAATGATGGCCTAATGGCAATTTTCTTTTTGGTTGCCGGCCTTGAATTGAAGAGGGAGGTTATGGTGGGGGAATTATCTTCAATTAAAAAAGCCTCAGCCCCCTTGTTGGCAGCTTTAGGTGGTATGGCAGTTCCGGCCCTCATTTTTATTAGCCTAAATTTAGGCACTGAAAATATAAAGGGTTGGGGCATCCCTATGGCTACCGATATCGCATATTCACTAGGGATTATTGGCCTACTGGGGAAAAATGTCCCCAGGCAGTTAAAAACATTTTTAATAGCCCTCGCTATTGCTGACGATATAGGGGCCATATTGGTGATAGCATTGTTTTATAGCAACGAGTTGAGCTGGATATACCTTGGATCGGGCATGGGGGCATTTGGGTTATTATTATTAATGAATTGGACTGGGGTCAAAAATTTGATTTGGTATATTATTATTGGGATCATCTTATGGTATTGCTTCCTTAATTCGGGGATCCATCCAACTATTGCGGGGGTACTTTTTGCCATTACCATTCCAATAGTGCCCAAATTAGACAGTAAAATATTAAAAGAAAGGACTGCCACAAACGTTACTAATCTTGAGAAAACAGAGCTGGAAAAATTAAATCCCCTTCAGGATAAAAAACAACAAATAATTTTAAAAGCCATTAAAACAGATACTGAGAATTCAAGGCCTCCTTTGCTCAAACTGGAAAATTCCCTTGTTGATTTCAATGCTTTCTTTATCATTCCAATTTTTGCAGTCGCGAATGCGGGAGTAAAGCTCGATGTAAATTTAATTGAGGTTGTTTCCGGTTCTTTGGGGCTGGGGATCCTTTTGGGATTAGCAATTGGTAAAGTAACAGGGATTGGTATTTTTACATTGATTGGGCAAAAACTTGGAGTTTCCGAATTACATATTACACTAAACTGGAAACATATAATTGGAATTGGTATGATTGCGGGAATTGGCTTTACCATGTCCCTTTTTATTACCAATCTCGCATTTAATGATCAGGAATTGATTAAAATTTCGAAAATAAGTATTTTGATAGCTTCGTTACTTGCAGCTATTGGCGGTGCGGTAATTCTCTTATTAACTTCCAATAAAGGAAGGAAAAATATAGTTAAGTGA
- the lpdA gene encoding dihydrolipoyl dehydrogenase codes for MEKFDVTIIGSGPGGYVGAIRCAQLGLKVAIVERYSTLGGTCLNVGCIPSKAWLEASEHNYKLKHQFEKFGINVKEANVDILKMNQRVQDVVQEIINGVDYLMKKNKVAVYEGHGTIKDKNTIVIKGEDKTETIATDKIIIATGSKPASLPNIKIDKKRIISSTEALALREIPKHLMVVGGGVIGVEIGSVFARLGSKVSIVEYFDSLIATMDGALGHQLHRSLRKQGIEFYLKHKVTNATATDNKVVLKAENLSDKEEMSLDGDYCLMAIGRKPYTANLGLENIEVEINEKGQIIVDENLETNVKGIYAIGDVIRGAMLAHKASEEGVFVAETIVGQKPYINYSLIPNIVYTQPEVAGVGLTEEELKKANKNIKIGSFPYKANARAKISMDTDGFIKVIADKQTDEILGVHMIGPRIADSYTEAVVAMEFRASAEDIARMSHGHPTFSETFKEACLAATDDRALHI; via the coding sequence ATGGAAAAATTTGATGTAACTATAATAGGATCTGGCCCGGGCGGGTATGTAGGTGCAATCCGTTGTGCCCAATTAGGTTTAAAAGTGGCTATAGTTGAAAGGTATAGCACCCTGGGAGGAACCTGTCTTAATGTGGGCTGTATCCCGTCAAAAGCCTGGTTGGAAGCCTCTGAACATAATTACAAGCTCAAGCATCAATTCGAAAAATTTGGGATCAACGTAAAAGAGGCCAATGTCGATATCCTAAAAATGAACCAAAGGGTTCAGGACGTGGTACAGGAAATTATCAATGGTGTTGACTATTTGATGAAAAAGAACAAGGTTGCCGTTTATGAAGGCCACGGCACCATCAAGGATAAAAATACGATTGTAATTAAGGGCGAAGATAAAACGGAAACCATAGCAACCGATAAAATCATCATTGCCACAGGGTCCAAACCCGCTTCATTGCCCAATATTAAAATCGACAAAAAGCGCATCATCTCTTCTACCGAAGCCCTTGCCCTACGGGAAATCCCCAAGCATTTAATGGTCGTTGGCGGTGGCGTTATCGGTGTGGAGATAGGTTCCGTATTCGCCCGCCTGGGTTCAAAGGTTTCTATAGTAGAATATTTTGATAGCCTCATCGCCACTATGGATGGTGCATTGGGACATCAATTGCACCGTTCCCTAAGAAAACAGGGAATTGAATTCTATTTAAAACATAAGGTGACGAATGCAACAGCAACGGACAACAAAGTGGTGTTGAAAGCGGAAAACCTTTCCGATAAAGAAGAAATGAGTTTAGATGGCGATTACTGCCTTATGGCCATTGGGCGAAAACCGTACACCGCAAATTTAGGACTTGAAAACATAGAAGTGGAAATCAATGAAAAAGGACAGATAATCGTAGATGAGAATCTCGAAACCAATGTCAAAGGAATATATGCCATTGGGGATGTAATCAGGGGGGCGATGCTTGCCCATAAAGCAAGTGAAGAAGGCGTTTTTGTAGCCGAAACTATTGTTGGTCAAAAGCCATATATTAATTATTCGCTCATCCCAAATATCGTGTACACCCAGCCCGAGGTCGCCGGCGTAGGCTTGACGGAAGAAGAATTGAAAAAGGCCAATAAAAATATAAAAATAGGGTCTTTCCCCTATAAGGCAAACGCACGGGCAAAGATAAGTATGGATACCGATGGTTTTATAAAGGTAATCGCAGATAAGCAGACCGATGAGATACTGGGCGTGCATATGATAGGCCCTCGCATTGCAGACAGTTATACCGAAGCGGTGGTAGCAATGGAATTTAGGGCATCTGCTGAAGACATTGCAAGAATGTCACACGGGCATCCCACATTTTCAGAGACCTTTAAAGAGGCGTGTCTGGCCGCTACAGATGATAGGGCATTACATATTTAA
- a CDS encoding cation transporter, producing the protein MGEMNKSTFIVSQMDCPSEEQMIRMKLEAYTQVKYLDFDIPNRKLEVYHVNGIEDIQTSIAGLNLGDSFQGTEEAEPPEIEDQSKQKTILWWVLGINFGFFIIEMTTGWISSSMGLIADSLDMLADSIVYALSLFAVGGAISRKKKVAKFSGYFQMALATLGFAEVLRRFFTSSETPIFQLMIIVSIFALLGNLISLWLINKAKSKEAHMQASAIFTSNDIIVNGGVILAGVLVYFLDSKWPDLIIGGIVFTFVMRGAIRILKISK; encoded by the coding sequence ATGGGAGAAATGAACAAAAGTACCTTTATAGTAAGTCAAATGGACTGTCCTTCAGAAGAACAGATGATCCGGATGAAGTTGGAGGCTTATACACAAGTGAAATATTTGGATTTTGATATTCCCAACAGGAAATTGGAAGTATATCATGTGAATGGAATCGAAGATATACAAACATCAATAGCCGGTTTAAACCTTGGGGATTCCTTCCAAGGGACAGAAGAAGCCGAGCCTCCTGAAATAGAAGACCAATCCAAACAGAAAACAATCCTTTGGTGGGTCCTCGGGATAAATTTCGGCTTTTTCATTATCGAAATGACCACGGGGTGGATTTCTTCTTCTATGGGCCTTATTGCAGATTCGTTGGATATGCTGGCAGATTCGATAGTATATGCGCTAAGTTTATTTGCAGTAGGTGGTGCCATTTCCAGAAAAAAGAAGGTGGCAAAATTCAGCGGGTATTTTCAGATGGCCTTGGCAACACTTGGTTTTGCAGAGGTATTAAGAAGGTTTTTTACCAGTAGTGAAACACCAATTTTCCAATTGATGATCATTGTTTCCATTTTCGCCCTTCTGGGTAACCTTATTTCGCTTTGGTTGATAAATAAGGCCAAAAGTAAGGAGGCGCATATGCAGGCCAGTGCCATTTTTACGTCGAATGATATCATCGTCAACGGTGGGGTGATACTGGCCGGTGTTTTGGTCTATTTTCTGGATAGCAAATGGCCAGATTTGATCATTGGTGGAATCGTGTTCACTTTTGTAATGCGAGGCGCCATAAGGATATTGAAAATTTCGAAATAA